The following proteins are co-located in the Dromiciops gliroides isolate mDroGli1 chromosome 2, mDroGli1.pri, whole genome shotgun sequence genome:
- the EXD2 gene encoding exonuclease 3'-5' domain-containing protein 2 isoform X2 — MEGKASPVSLLQMASPTGRCILLRLPKLISGKAALPQTLLDILEDSRILKVGVGCREDASKLLQDYDLTVRGCLDLRNLAMKQRRDLLQNGLSLKSLAETILNFPLNKSLLLRCSNWDAEELTEEQVAYAARDAQISVALFLHLLGCPLSMNSTKNGDVESSWEKVLTKCQDLVDLPFHGKGNSSITGEESIGETESPKKARNQKSRAGGMSSGNQQGRDPRKQKQKPLGKGYSARKSPLYDNCFLHAPDGQPLCTCDRRKAQWYLDKGIGELVSEDPFVVKLQFEPSGRPESPKDYYLMVKENLCVVCGKRESYIRKNVVPHEYRRHFPIQMKDHNSHDVLLLCTSCHAISNYYDNNFKQQLAGECGAPIGSEEGLRLLEDPVRRQVRSGARALLNAENLPTYRKEELLQGIKEFFNTETVTDVILQEAASLETRIANESYVPHGLKVVQCHAKGGLRSLMQLESRWRQHFLDSMKPKHLPQQWSVNHNHRNLLRKHGDNLLVELAS, encoded by the exons ATGGAAGGCAAAGCTAGCCCTGTTTCACTCCTACAAATGGCTTCCCCAACAGGCCGCTGCATTTTACTTCGTCTTCCTAAGCTGATTTCTGGTAAAGCAGCACTCCCCCAAACCTTATTGGATATCTTGGAAGACAGCAGAATCTTAAAGGTTGGTGTTGGGTGTCGGGAAGATGCCAGCAAGTTGCTTCAGGACTATGATCTCACTGTTCGAGGGTGTCTGGACCTCCGAAATCTAGCCATGAAACAGag GAGAGATTTGCTTCAAAATGGGCTCAGCCTGAAGTCACTCGCTGAAACCATCCTCAACTTTCCCCTCAACAAGTCTCTTCTTCTTCGTTGCAGTAATTGGGATGCTGAAGAGCTTACTGAGGAACAA GTTGCTTATGCTGCTAGGGATGCCCAAATTTCGGTtgctctttttcttcatcttcttggATGTCCTTTGTCCATGAATTCAACTAAGAATGGAGATGTGGAAAGCAGTTGGGAAAAAGTCTTGACGAAGTGCCAGGACCTTGTGGATCTCCCTTTCCATGGTAAAGGAAATAGCAGCATCACAGGAGAAGAAAGTATTGGGGAAACAGAGTCCCCAAAGAAGGCAAGAAACCAGAAGTCTAGAGCTGGTGGGATGTCTTCAGGCAATCAGCAAGGAAGAGATCCcaggaaacaaaaacagaagccCCTGGGCAAGGGCTATTCTGCACG AAAATCTCCCCTCTATGATAACTGCTTCTTACATGCTCCTGATGGACAACCCCTATGCACTTGTGATAGAAGGAAAGCTCAGTGGTATCTAGACAAAGGCATTGGAG agctGGTGAGTGAAGATCCTTTTGTGGTCAAGTTGCAATTTGAGCCATCAGGACGGCCTGAATCTCCAAAAGATTATTATCTGATGGTTAAGGAAAACCTCTGTGTAGTATGTGGCAAGAGAGAATCCTATATACG GAAGAACGTAGTTCCCCATGAATACCGGAGACACTTCCCCATTCAGATGAAGGACCACAACTCCCATGATGTGTTGCTCCTTTGTACTTCCTGCCATGCCATTTCAAATTACTATGACAACAACTTCAAGCAACAGCTGGCTGGAGAGTGTGGGGCCCCCATTGGCTCTGAGGAAGGGTTACGCTTGCTGGAAGATCCAGTCCGTCGTCAAGTGCGCTCTGGGGCCAGGGCCCTGCTCAATGCCGAGAACCTGCCTACTTACCGCAAAGAAGAACTCCTACAGGGAATCAAGGAGTTTTTTAACACAGAGACTGTCACAGATGTGATACTTCAGGAAGCAGCAAGTTTGGAAACCAG GATTGCCAATGAGAGCTATGTTCCCCACGGGCTGAAGGTGGTACAGTGCCATGCAAAAGGTGGGCTGCGTTCCCTCATGCAGCTGGAGAGTCGCTGGCGCCAACACTTCTTGGACTCCATGAAACCCAAGCATCTGCCCCAGCAATGGTCAGTCAACCACAATCATCGAAATCTGCTCCGGAAACATGGGGATAACCTGCTGGTGGAGTTGGCAAGTTAG